The following coding sequences lie in one Paenibacillus durus ATCC 35681 genomic window:
- a CDS encoding flagellin, with the protein MGMFINTNVGAINANRNLSFNNTQMGKTMEKLSSGYRINRAADDAAGLAISEKMIYQINGLNQAQRNAQDGISLLQTAEGDLTEVHSMLQRMNTLANQSANGTYDTTDRLNLQAEVTELVKEIDRITNNSNFNGVKLLDGTTANVTFQIGVSGAETLTAALSDNNSAVLLTTPVDISTAAGATTALDTIKTAINTVSTNRAALGAYQNRLEHTINSLGVTSENLSAANSRIKDADMATEMTTFTKNQILVQAGTAMLAQANSAPQAVLKLLG; encoded by the coding sequence ATGGGAATGTTTATTAACACTAACGTTGGCGCAATCAACGCTAACCGCAACCTGAGCTTCAACAACACGCAAATGGGTAAAACGATGGAAAAGCTGTCTTCCGGCTACCGCATTAACCGCGCTGCTGACGACGCTGCTGGCCTGGCTATCTCCGAAAAAATGATTTATCAAATCAACGGCTTGAACCAAGCTCAACGTAATGCTCAAGACGGAATCTCGCTCCTGCAAACAGCTGAAGGTGACTTGACTGAAGTTCACTCCATGCTGCAACGTATGAACACCCTGGCTAACCAATCAGCGAACGGTACGTATGACACTACTGACCGTTTAAATCTTCAAGCAGAGGTTACTGAGCTTGTTAAGGAAATTGACAGAATTACGAACAATTCCAATTTCAACGGTGTTAAGTTGCTTGATGGCACTACAGCTAACGTTACATTCCAAATCGGTGTATCCGGTGCTGAGACACTAACTGCAGCCCTGAGCGATAATAATTCTGCGGTTCTGCTCACTACTCCTGTTGACATCTCTACCGCAGCAGGCGCTACTACTGCTCTGGATACTATCAAAACTGCTATTAACACTGTATCCACTAATCGCGCAGCTTTGGGTGCTTATCAAAACCGCCTCGAGCACACAATCAACAGCTTGGGTGTAACTTCTGAGAACTTGTCGGCTGCTAACTCCCGTATTAAAGATGCTGATATGGCGACAGAAATGACAACATTCACCAAGAACCAAATCCTTGTACAAGCTGGTACAGCTATGTTGGCACAAGCTAACTCTGCACCACAAGCTGTTCTTAAGCTGCTGGGATAA
- a CDS encoding S-layer homology domain-containing protein — protein sequence MKKFWRGLLTGMLGIGMVFGSLSAASAAPTPKDIQGHWAQSKLQDWLDKGYLTGYPDGTFKPNKAITRAEYVALINRLFSFKDTATVTFTDVKASNWAYSEVAKAVKAGYIRGYENNTFRPGNPITRQEAAVIAANVLRLSNDTTSTTFKDAAQISIWARGAVAATANLKIINGYPNGTFAPKKSLTRAEAVNIVGNSAAHYSGEPSATPTPTPTPSATPAPVPSAGTGGGGGGGDTVVYPTVSGATYSHVGAVTADVYLTPSVTGSVYYVVAPGTAALPTVNDVYLGSAGSGVTVANKGFKAATAGSTVSFSVYGLTANTDYSAFIILVDQYGNKSLSAARVDFKTAASTTVTGITYAAPGASTTVTSVVYVTYEAVGDSAGQIRYVVIPSDPSVAPGAAAPSAAQVWNGQNAAGVEVGSGWSGTPAVTVGTQTPITITGLASGKEYKVYLVAGNGSGSYSPVEVVTVQTK from the coding sequence ATGAAAAAGTTTTGGCGCGGTCTTCTGACCGGCATGCTTGGAATCGGGATGGTGTTTGGCTCGCTTAGCGCCGCATCCGCTGCCCCCACGCCTAAGGACATTCAAGGTCACTGGGCGCAAAGCAAATTGCAGGACTGGTTGGACAAAGGATATTTGACGGGCTACCCGGACGGCACCTTTAAACCGAACAAAGCGATTACACGAGCGGAATATGTGGCTCTGATCAATCGTCTGTTCAGCTTTAAAGACACGGCAACGGTTACTTTTACCGATGTCAAGGCTTCGAACTGGGCTTACAGCGAGGTGGCGAAGGCGGTTAAAGCCGGCTATATCCGTGGCTATGAGAATAACACCTTCCGTCCAGGTAATCCGATTACACGCCAAGAGGCGGCGGTTATTGCCGCAAATGTACTGCGTCTGAGCAACGATACGACGTCGACGACGTTCAAGGATGCTGCGCAAATCTCGATCTGGGCCCGTGGAGCGGTTGCAGCGACGGCCAATCTGAAGATTATTAACGGCTATCCGAATGGCACGTTCGCTCCGAAGAAATCGCTTACTCGCGCGGAGGCGGTAAACATCGTCGGGAATTCGGCCGCCCACTATTCTGGTGAGCCGAGCGCAACACCAACGCCTACACCGACTCCGTCAGCAACACCTGCTCCGGTACCTTCTGCCGGTACTGGCGGCGGCGGTGGCGGCGGAGATACAGTCGTGTATCCGACAGTTAGCGGAGCAACCTACAGCCATGTAGGCGCTGTAACGGCTGATGTCTACTTGACACCCAGCGTCACCGGTTCGGTCTACTATGTGGTCGCACCTGGTACGGCGGCACTGCCAACCGTTAACGACGTGTATCTCGGTTCGGCGGGAAGCGGCGTTACTGTTGCTAATAAAGGCTTCAAAGCTGCAACCGCTGGCAGCACGGTATCCTTCTCTGTCTATGGACTGACGGCCAATACGGATTATTCCGCATTCATCATTCTTGTTGATCAATACGGCAATAAGTCATTGAGTGCAGCAAGAGTGGACTTCAAAACGGCGGCCAGCACCACCGTAACGGGAATCACTTACGCTGCCCCGGGAGCGTCGACCACCGTTACATCCGTGGTATACGTGACTTATGAAGCGGTTGGCGACTCCGCAGGCCAAATTCGTTATGTGGTGATTCCGTCCGATCCGTCGGTTGCCCCGGGAGCCGCAGCTCCTAGCGCCGCACAGGTATGGAACGGGCAAAACGCTGCGGGTGTGGAAGTGGGCAGCGGCTGGAGCGGAACTCCGGCGGTTACGGTCGGTACCCAAACTCCAATTACAATTACCGGTCTTGCCAGCGGTAAGGAATACAAGGTTTATCTTGTAGCGGGCAACGGCAGCGGAAGTTATTCGCCGGTGGAAGTCGTCACCGTGCAGACCAAGTAA
- the fliS gene encoding flagellar export chaperone FliS has protein sequence MASPNLAGYQAYQQNKYQTASPHRLTLMLYNGAIQFAGKAKQAIDERNISEANKYIQKTQDIVYELMSALNQKEGGEIARNLKNLYFYMIDRLIEANIKKNTASIDEVVAILQELKSAWEEIGKGGTLGS, from the coding sequence GTGGCGTCACCCAATCTCGCAGGTTATCAGGCCTATCAACAAAATAAATATCAGACGGCTTCCCCTCACCGATTGACTCTTATGCTGTATAACGGAGCCATACAGTTTGCCGGAAAAGCCAAGCAAGCTATCGATGAGCGAAATATATCCGAAGCGAATAAATACATTCAGAAAACGCAGGATATCGTGTACGAGCTCATGTCTGCACTTAATCAGAAAGAGGGCGGGGAAATTGCCCGCAATCTGAAGAATTTGTATTTTTATATGATTGATCGTCTGATTGAAGCCAATATTAAGAAGAACACGGCATCCATTGATGAAGTCGTGGCTATACTGCAGGAATTAAAGTCCGCATGGGAAGAGATCGGAAAGGGTGGTACCCTTGGATCATAA
- the secA gene encoding preprotein translocase subunit SecA produces the protein MLGLVKKIFGDTNERDVKRLMRTVEVVNGLEPEFQALSDEALRAKTEVFRARIEQGETLEEILPEAFATVREASRRALGMRHFDVQLVGGMALHEGKIAEMKTGEGKTLVGTLPVYLNALLGKGVHVVTVNDYLAQRDSAQMGQIYNFLGMTVGVNLNGMDHADKQNAYACDITYGTNNEFGFDYLRDNMVLYKEQMVQRPLYFCIIDEVDSILIDEARTPLIISGQAEKSTELYYAADRFVKRLQAEEHYTVDIKVKSVALTEKGVAIAEKAFGIENLYDHSHVTLNHHIVQALKANVIMRRDVDYVVTDDEVVIVDEFTGRLMAGRRYSDGLHQAIEAKEEIQVQNESMTLATITFQNYFRMYRKLAGMTGTAKTEEEEFKKIYGLEVLQVPTNKPNQRADMPDVVYKSENGKFNAVVEEIVERHKKNQPVLVGTVSIENSERVSEMLKRKGVKHQVLNAKHHAAEAEIISHAGQPGTVTIATNMAGRGTDIILGEGVAEVGGLHIIGTERHESRRIDNQLRGRAGRQGDPGSTQFYLSLGDELMKRFGADNVLNMMERLGFEEDQPIESRMITRAVESAQKRVEGNNFDIRKVVLQYDDVMNQQREIIYKQRREILESENIKDVVIEMIRPVIDRVVEAHCSDDIPENWELQEVADYVNSKLLDESSLTRDDLWGKEAEEIVEFIFEKVLEKYAAREERLGSELVREFEKVIVMRAVDSKWMDHIDAMDQLRQGIHLRAYGGTDPLREYQFEGFEMFNAMTATIQEEVATYIMKAHIETNQERQSVVEENKISTNGEPAEKRPVAVGQTVGRNDPCPCGSGKKFKNCHGQNA, from the coding sequence ATGCTAGGACTTGTTAAGAAGATATTCGGCGATACGAATGAACGCGATGTCAAACGTCTGATGAGGACGGTCGAAGTTGTTAATGGACTGGAGCCGGAATTCCAGGCGCTGTCCGATGAAGCCTTAAGAGCCAAGACTGAAGTGTTCCGCGCTCGGATTGAGCAAGGGGAGACTCTAGAGGAAATTCTGCCGGAGGCATTCGCAACCGTACGCGAAGCTTCGAGACGCGCGCTGGGCATGCGGCATTTTGACGTCCAACTCGTTGGAGGAATGGCGCTGCATGAAGGCAAGATCGCCGAGATGAAGACCGGCGAGGGCAAGACGCTGGTAGGTACGCTGCCGGTTTACTTGAACGCTCTGCTTGGGAAAGGTGTGCATGTCGTTACGGTCAATGATTATCTGGCCCAGCGCGACAGCGCCCAAATGGGACAAATCTACAATTTCTTGGGCATGACGGTCGGGGTTAACCTGAACGGCATGGACCATGCCGATAAACAGAATGCTTACGCCTGCGATATTACGTACGGCACGAATAACGAATTCGGGTTTGACTATTTGCGCGATAACATGGTGCTTTACAAAGAGCAAATGGTGCAGCGCCCGCTCTACTTCTGCATCATTGACGAAGTGGACTCCATTCTGATCGACGAAGCGCGGACGCCGCTTATCATTTCCGGACAAGCTGAGAAGTCGACGGAGCTGTACTATGCCGCAGACCGCTTTGTAAAGAGACTGCAGGCTGAGGAGCATTACACCGTGGACATCAAGGTAAAGTCCGTCGCGCTGACTGAGAAAGGCGTGGCGATTGCCGAGAAGGCTTTTGGCATCGAGAACCTGTATGACCACAGCCATGTTACGCTTAACCACCATATTGTTCAAGCCCTTAAGGCAAATGTCATTATGCGCCGCGACGTCGATTATGTGGTGACGGATGATGAAGTTGTCATCGTCGATGAATTTACGGGACGGCTGATGGCGGGACGCCGCTACAGCGACGGGCTGCATCAGGCGATTGAGGCGAAGGAAGAAATTCAGGTACAGAACGAGAGCATGACGCTCGCCACCATTACGTTCCAGAACTACTTCCGCATGTACCGCAAGCTGGCCGGCATGACCGGTACGGCGAAGACGGAAGAAGAGGAATTTAAGAAAATTTACGGACTGGAAGTTCTCCAGGTACCGACAAATAAGCCGAATCAGCGTGCAGATATGCCTGATGTGGTCTACAAGAGCGAGAACGGCAAGTTTAACGCCGTTGTCGAGGAGATTGTGGAACGGCATAAGAAGAACCAGCCGGTGCTGGTTGGTACGGTATCGATCGAGAATTCCGAGCGCGTCTCGGAAATGCTGAAGCGCAAGGGCGTGAAGCATCAGGTGCTGAACGCCAAGCATCATGCGGCGGAAGCGGAAATTATCTCGCATGCGGGACAACCCGGCACGGTTACGATTGCCACCAATATGGCGGGACGCGGCACCGACATTATCTTGGGTGAAGGTGTGGCGGAAGTCGGCGGCCTGCATATTATTGGTACCGAGCGCCATGAATCCCGGCGGATCGACAACCAGCTTCGCGGACGGGCGGGCCGCCAGGGCGATCCGGGCTCGACACAGTTCTATCTGTCGCTGGGCGATGAACTGATGAAGCGCTTTGGCGCGGACAACGTGCTGAATATGATGGAGCGTCTGGGCTTTGAAGAGGACCAGCCGATTGAGAGCCGGATGATTACCCGTGCGGTGGAGTCGGCACAGAAGCGGGTCGAAGGCAACAACTTCGATATCCGCAAGGTCGTTCTTCAATATGACGATGTCATGAACCAGCAGCGCGAAATTATCTACAAGCAGCGCCGCGAAATTCTGGAATCGGAAAATATCAAGGATGTTGTCATCGAAATGATCCGGCCGGTCATTGATCGGGTCGTAGAGGCACATTGCAGCGACGATATTCCTGAGAACTGGGAACTGCAGGAAGTAGCTGACTATGTGAACAGCAAGCTGCTGGATGAAAGCTCCCTCACCCGCGACGATTTGTGGGGCAAGGAAGCTGAGGAGATCGTGGAGTTCATCTTCGAGAAGGTGCTGGAGAAATACGCAGCCCGCGAAGAACGCCTCGGCTCCGAACTGGTGCGTGAATTCGAGAAGGTTATCGTGATGCGGGCCGTCGACAGCAAATGGATGGACCACATTGATGCAATGGACCAGCTTCGCCAAGGTATTCATCTGCGTGCTTACGGCGGCACCGATCCGCTGCGCGAATATCAGTTTGAAGGCTTTGAGATGTTCAATGCGATGACGGCGACCATCCAGGAAGAAGTGGCGACCTACATCATGAAGGCCCACATCGAGACCAACCAAGAGCGTCAATCGGTCGTGGAGGAGAATAAGATTTCCACAAACGGCGAGCCTGCCGAGAAACGTCCGGTAGCGGTCGGCCAGA
- the fliD gene encoding flagellar filament capping protein FliD — protein sequence MGVSISGLASGFDSAAYIKAVMNQEKVPVTKLETKKENVTKYQGLFNTLKTKVSALKDAAFSLSDISAFKVNSATSSDTTKLTVTAGDTALAGDYSLNVTSLAKASVYQSKASTAMSGLAGEKIQLKISTTEVKEITLTGATVDEILTNLAKDINRESGAGMTASIVQSGPGEKRLVLTSKETGTENAISFMDPLATNADGSLTAASVTALESTDSHPVITMSSTLKAALGYDLPDAEAQQAADAKMTINGVDVTSSSNKVESAIPGVTLQLTDIGSSTVKVSQDADKISDKVDAFVKAYNDVVTIIRNNTKKSEKNSDGSLSLTLMGDPMLRDLQSQLNDWMNTLVGSSNGFKLLSDAGLEVDKGVTSATLMTGTITFDKDQFKAKLAENSDMLSKMFTGSIAKGDANDGLGTLFTNNLKVWTDSVNGLITSKIKGYDSEISFLGDQINSMNDRLAMKEQQLQRQYTNLEVVMSQLNSQKTWMTSQFQALTKSSS from the coding sequence ATGGGAGTTAGCATTTCAGGATTAGCTTCGGGCTTTGATTCTGCCGCTTATATTAAGGCCGTCATGAATCAGGAGAAAGTTCCAGTTACTAAACTAGAAACGAAAAAGGAAAACGTGACGAAGTATCAGGGGTTATTTAATACGCTCAAAACAAAGGTGAGTGCCTTAAAAGATGCGGCATTTTCCTTGTCTGACATCAGCGCTTTTAAGGTTAATAGTGCTACTAGCTCCGATACGACCAAGTTGACCGTAACCGCAGGTGATACAGCTTTGGCAGGAGATTACTCGCTAAATGTTACAAGTCTGGCAAAAGCCAGCGTTTATCAAAGCAAGGCTTCAACGGCAATGAGCGGTTTGGCCGGAGAGAAGATTCAACTTAAAATTTCAACCACTGAAGTTAAAGAGATTACATTGACCGGAGCCACTGTCGATGAAATTCTGACCAACCTTGCCAAAGACATCAATCGGGAGTCTGGGGCAGGAATGACCGCTTCCATCGTTCAGTCTGGTCCTGGTGAGAAGAGATTGGTCCTTACTTCTAAAGAGACGGGAACCGAGAATGCAATCTCCTTTATGGATCCATTAGCGACGAATGCAGACGGCTCTCTTACAGCAGCGAGTGTTACAGCTTTAGAAAGTACGGATTCTCATCCGGTTATTACTATGAGTTCTACATTGAAGGCTGCTTTAGGCTACGACCTACCAGATGCAGAAGCACAGCAAGCTGCCGATGCTAAAATGACCATTAATGGAGTCGATGTGACAAGCTCTTCGAACAAAGTAGAAAGTGCGATTCCCGGCGTTACATTGCAGCTCACAGATATAGGCTCTTCTACTGTAAAAGTCAGTCAAGATGCCGATAAAATTAGCGATAAGGTGGATGCATTCGTCAAGGCATACAATGATGTTGTAACTATAATTCGCAATAATACCAAGAAATCCGAAAAAAATAGTGACGGTTCATTGTCTCTTACTCTAATGGGCGACCCAATGCTCCGTGACTTGCAATCCCAATTGAATGATTGGATGAATACTCTTGTTGGCAGCAGCAATGGATTCAAGCTGTTGTCTGATGCGGGGTTGGAAGTTGATAAAGGTGTAACAAGCGCAACTCTGATGACAGGTACCATTACCTTTGATAAGGATCAGTTCAAGGCAAAGCTGGCTGAAAATTCGGACATGCTTAGCAAAATGTTTACGGGAAGTATAGCTAAAGGCGACGCCAATGACGGATTAGGGACATTATTTACGAACAACTTGAAGGTATGGACGGACAGCGTGAATGGACTTATAACATCCAAAATCAAAGGCTACGATTCCGAAATATCCTTTCTTGGCGATCAAATTAATAGCATGAATGACCGTTTGGCGATGAAAGAGCAGCAGCTTCAGCGGCAGTATACCAACCTTGAGGTCGTGATGTCTCAATTGAACAGCCAGAAGACCTGGATGACAAGCCAATTCCAGGCTTTGACCAAGTCTTCTTCATAA
- the csrA gene encoding carbon storage regulator CsrA, giving the protein MLVLRRKIGETVMIGSNIQVQILGIEGEQIKLGFLAPKEVQVLRQELYQEVVAENMAAKEQTGHLQQEQILNLLKNYKG; this is encoded by the coding sequence ATGTTGGTGCTGAGACGTAAAATCGGTGAAACGGTGATGATCGGCAGCAATATTCAGGTTCAAATCCTGGGAATTGAAGGGGAGCAGATTAAACTGGGTTTTCTGGCACCGAAAGAGGTTCAAGTCTTACGGCAGGAATTGTATCAAGAAGTTGTTGCCGAGAATATGGCGGCTAAGGAACAGACGGGACATTTACAGCAAGAGCAAATCCTTAACCTTCTGAAAAATTATAAAGGCTAA
- the fliW gene encoding flagellar assembly protein FliW, translating to MRQIQSKAYGVLNLNENQIYEFEAGILGVSDIFHYALFPMEGTPFFVLHALDEEVSFILLPVQEAVLDYSFQIPDEVTELLALNSPEDVGVMVIINIQQEELFVNLMAPVLLSPYSLRGCQYIIKDQELPVRYPLKAEGGRRNVGAET from the coding sequence ATGAGGCAGATTCAGAGTAAGGCTTATGGTGTTCTGAACTTGAATGAGAATCAAATCTATGAATTCGAAGCGGGCATTTTGGGAGTTTCCGATATTTTCCATTACGCGCTTTTTCCGATGGAAGGCACCCCCTTTTTTGTCCTGCATGCACTCGATGAGGAAGTTAGCTTTATATTGCTGCCTGTCCAAGAAGCGGTTCTGGATTACAGCTTTCAAATTCCTGATGAGGTAACAGAACTATTGGCTCTTAATTCGCCTGAAGATGTCGGAGTCATGGTTATTATAAATATCCAACAGGAAGAGCTGTTCGTTAACTTGATGGCTCCCGTACTGCTGTCTCCGTATTCTCTTAGAGGATGCCAGTACATTATCAAAGATCAGGAACTTCCGGTCCGATACCCTCTAAAGGCGGAAGGAGGACGACGAAATGTTGGTGCTGAGACGTAA
- a CDS encoding discoidin domain-containing protein: protein MKKKKLLLPALLALLSLLAFTLNTYAETPGSTNLVPIMTSNTAPSGIVTSSSIWSSNHQPYQVFDGKDTDYGWSSAEHVVQGWISYEFETPVIVNAYSLQARTKFIDYKTESPKDWTFEGWDGSQWIVLDTQSNISGWESNVKKEFSFSNDVEYKKYRLNITKNNGNTSYVTLGAMEMMYNPVSLPTEPTPTTTTELTPTPTPTPTPTPIVTIEPTPTATPEESTGNRAMLIITMDTGLEKEFDLSITEVNAFLDWYDARDAGTGPAKFAINKHDNNKGPFSKRTDYVIFDKILTFEVNEY, encoded by the coding sequence ATGAAAAAGAAAAAACTGCTTTTACCTGCTTTGCTAGCCCTTCTATCATTGCTCGCCTTTACACTGAATACTTATGCAGAAACGCCTGGCTCAACTAACCTAGTACCTATAATGACATCAAACACCGCGCCTTCAGGTATTGTTACATCAAGTAGTATTTGGAGTAGCAATCATCAACCTTACCAAGTTTTTGATGGAAAAGATACTGATTATGGATGGTCCTCCGCAGAGCATGTAGTTCAAGGATGGATATCTTATGAATTTGAAACACCAGTGATTGTTAATGCTTATTCACTTCAAGCAAGAACCAAATTTATAGATTATAAGACTGAGTCGCCTAAGGACTGGACTTTTGAAGGCTGGGACGGAAGCCAATGGATAGTTCTTGATACACAATCTAACATTTCAGGATGGGAGAGTAACGTTAAAAAAGAGTTTAGTTTTAGTAATGATGTTGAATATAAGAAATATCGTCTTAACATTACAAAAAATAACGGAAATACATCTTATGTAACGCTTGGGGCCATGGAAATGATGTATAATCCAGTGAGCCTCCCTACTGAACCAACACCGACAACCACCACAGAACTAACACCAACACCAACACCGACACCAACACCGACACCGATAGTCACTATAGAACCAACGCCGACCGCTACCCCAGAAGAATCAACGGGCAACCGTGCGATGCTGATTATTACTATGGATACAGGTTTGGAGAAAGAATTCGATCTTTCGATTACCGAAGTGAATGCGTTTCTAGATTGGTACGATGCACGCGACGCTGGAACAGGTCCTGCCAAGTTCGCAATCAATAAGCATGATAATAATAAGGGACCATTCAGCAAACGAACGGATTACGTGATCTTCGACAAGATTTTAACCTTTGAAGTTAATGAATACTAA
- a CDS encoding glycosyltransferase family 2 protein, protein MKTLALTMIARNEEAVLSRCLESARNLVDEIILVDTGSTDDTKQIAHSFGAKVYDWTWNQNFSDARNAALEHSSCDWNLVLDADEYINNDCEDALRQFIHQGDRIGKIKLVNQFLDNGNILSYAQCFISRLFPSGLRYEGRIHEQIISDLPRATIPVEVQHDGYMKPKSDRNIPILELEIQKHPNDSYYHYQIAKEYRGIDDHLQAYHHLKKAYALLTKQESYSPNVIVNLLYEIIAIDRLEEGLPIVRKEQRFLHDFADFQFVCGIFYMKLILGNTAKYIDLFPLIEESYLKCLQIGETDRYDNVIGTGSFTALHNLGSFYEVTGKLDKAKHCYQEAAALGYEPSRMRLQQLRL, encoded by the coding sequence ATGAAAACACTCGCGCTGACTATGATCGCCCGAAATGAAGAAGCGGTATTGAGCCGTTGTCTCGAAAGTGCACGGAATCTGGTGGATGAGATCATCCTCGTTGATACTGGCTCAACGGACGACACTAAGCAAATTGCTCACTCTTTTGGAGCGAAAGTCTATGATTGGACTTGGAATCAGAATTTTTCGGATGCCAGAAATGCTGCACTTGAGCATTCTTCATGTGACTGGAATCTGGTTCTTGATGCGGATGAATATATCAACAATGATTGCGAAGATGCTCTTCGTCAGTTTATCCATCAAGGAGATCGCATCGGAAAAATTAAATTGGTGAATCAATTTCTTGACAATGGGAATATATTATCCTATGCACAATGCTTCATATCAAGATTATTTCCATCCGGGCTGCGGTATGAGGGAAGGATTCATGAGCAGATTATTTCCGATCTACCCAGAGCCACAATTCCGGTTGAGGTTCAACATGACGGCTATATGAAACCGAAGTCGGATCGGAATATTCCAATTCTGGAACTGGAAATTCAAAAACATCCGAACGATTCCTACTATCATTACCAGATTGCCAAAGAGTATAGAGGAATTGATGATCATCTTCAGGCCTATCATCATTTGAAAAAAGCTTATGCGTTGTTGACAAAGCAAGAGTCCTATTCGCCTAATGTTATCGTGAACTTGTTATACGAGATCATTGCCATTGATCGTTTAGAGGAAGGGCTGCCTATTGTCCGAAAAGAACAGAGATTTTTACATGATTTTGCTGACTTTCAGTTTGTTTGCGGCATTTTTTACATGAAATTGATTCTGGGTAATACGGCGAAGTATATCGACCTGTTCCCCCTGATTGAAGAATCTTATCTGAAATGTCTACAAATCGGGGAGACAGACCGGTATGATAACGTTATTGGGACGGGAAGTTTTACTGCGTTGCATAATCTGGGAAGCTTTTACGAGGTTACGGGTAAACTGGACAAGGCCAAGCATTGTTATCAGGAAGCAGCCGCTTTAGGATATGAGCCATCAAGAATGAGGCTTCAACAACTTAGGTTATGA
- the hpf gene encoding ribosome hibernation-promoting factor, HPF/YfiA family encodes MQFSIRGQQIEVTDALREYVDKKLSRLEKYFDAPPTQEGYVTLSVLRGLHTVEVTIPLNGVTLRAEVRSEDMYASIDGVVDKLERQIRKHKTKLNRKFRQEGSLKTLFVENGSAGSVALEEQDEELEVVRNKRFTLKPMDVEEAILQMNMVGHNFFVFSNIDTSEVSVVYKRNDGKYGLIEQG; translated from the coding sequence ATGCAATTCAGCATTCGAGGTCAACAAATTGAAGTGACCGACGCTTTGAGAGAGTATGTTGATAAGAAGCTCAGCAGACTTGAGAAGTATTTCGATGCGCCCCCTACCCAGGAAGGATACGTGACGCTCAGCGTGTTACGGGGTCTTCATACGGTGGAAGTGACTATCCCGCTAAACGGTGTCACGCTTCGGGCGGAAGTCCGCAGCGAAGATATGTATGCTTCTATCGACGGTGTAGTGGACAAGCTGGAGCGCCAAATCCGCAAGCATAAGACCAAGCTCAATCGAAAGTTCCGACAGGAAGGAAGCCTGAAGACGCTTTTTGTGGAAAATGGATCGGCGGGCTCCGTCGCCTTGGAGGAACAGGATGAAGAGCTGGAGGTCGTGCGCAACAAACGCTTCACATTGAAGCCGATGGACGTGGAGGAAGCGATCCTGCAAATGAATATGGTGGGACATAATTTCTTTGTATTTTCCAACATTGACACTTCCGAGGTTAGCGTCGTGTACAAACGCAATGACGGCAAGTACGGATTGATTGAACAAGGTTGA
- a CDS encoding cold shock domain-containing protein, which yields MEGKVKWFNAEKGYGFIETAEGGDVFVHFSAIQTEGFKTLEEGQSVEFDIVEGARGPQAANVIKL from the coding sequence ATGGAAGGTAAAGTAAAATGGTTTAACGCAGAAAAAGGTTACGGTTTCATCGAGACTGCAGAAGGCGGCGACGTATTCGTTCACTTCTCCGCGATCCAAACCGAAGGTTTCAAAACGCTGGAAGAAGGACAATCCGTTGAGTTTGATATCGTGGAAGGCGCACGCGGACCACAAGCAGCTAACGTAATCAAATTATAA
- a CDS encoding flagellar protein FlaG, translating to MNINRVDSTQPGKVNGIGAVHHVQPVPSVTDYQSEEIQKRSDFYNEQTKEEQAKFEEQIKKLNESIASSGKELHFKYNDEAKQLYVEVLDSQTKEVLTSLPPEFLIDLSMKMKELVGVFFDKKI from the coding sequence ATGAATATTAATCGGGTGGATTCGACTCAGCCAGGTAAAGTCAACGGAATTGGAGCTGTGCATCATGTGCAGCCTGTTCCTTCGGTGACTGACTACCAATCGGAAGAGATTCAAAAGAGATCTGATTTTTATAATGAGCAGACGAAAGAGGAACAAGCAAAGTTTGAGGAGCAGATCAAGAAATTGAATGAATCTATTGCCAGCTCAGGCAAAGAGCTTCATTTCAAATATAATGACGAAGCCAAGCAGCTCTATGTAGAGGTTCTTGATTCGCAAACGAAAGAAGTCTTAACCAGTCTCCCTCCGGAATTTCTAATTGACTTGTCGATGAAAATGAAAGAACTCGTGGGCGTATTTTTTGATAAGAAAATTTAA